Within the Amycolatopsis solani genome, the region CCGATCCGGCCCTCGCCGCCCGTTCGGCGTCGGTGAGGATGTCGGTGATGCCAAGGCGGCCGCCGGGTCGTAGAACGCGAGCGATCTCGCCGAACACCGCGGGCTTGTCCGACGACAGGGCGATGACGCAGTTGGAGATGACGACGTCGACCGAGGCGTCCGGCAGCGGGATCTGCTCGATGGTGCCCTTGACGAACTCGGCGTTGGTCACGCCGGCCCGCTCGGCGTGCCGGCGGGCGAGGGTGAGCATGTCGTCGGTCATGTCCAGCCCGATGGCCCGCCCACCCGGCCCGACGCGGCGCGCGGACAGCAGAACGTCCAGCCCACCACCGGACCCGAGGTCGAGAACGGTCTCACCGGCCTTCACCTCGGCGACGGCCACCGGGTTGCCGCAGCCAAGGCTGGTCGCGGTCACCTCGACCGGAACCTCCGCGCCGGCGTAGTGGACGGCGCCGAGCCGCTCGGCGTCCCCTTCGCCGGCCAGCAGTCCGGTCCCCTCCCCCGCCAGAGCCCGCCGAGCGGCGGTGGCGTAGCGGTCGCGGACGGCGTCACGATCGGGATTCATCGCGCCTCCTCGGCGAACGACCGGATCCCGCGCCCCATGACGACGTCCGCCGCGCTCGGGAAGCAGGACACGCATTCTTCGTTCACGCGGTAGAGCCGAGCGGTCCCCCGCGGTTCGACCAGCACGAACCCGGTGTCGGCCAGGACTTTGAGATGGGCGGAGACGGTCGACTGCCCCACACTGACCCGCTCGACGATCTCCCCCACCGCCATCGGGTCGCCGGCCTCGGCGAGCAGGTTGAGGATCTGCACCCGCGTGGGGTCCGCGAGCGTCCGGAACCACTCGGCGTAGGTCTTGGCGGTCTCTCGATCCAGCACTTCAGCCCCTTCTATCGCTCATCGACGATAGACGATGGAGCCGCTCGACGGAAGTTACGAGGGACGTTCTTCAACCCTTGCCGGCACCTCGCAATCCATGGTTACCTTACACAGTAAGGGGGGCCTCGGATGAAAGCTGCGGTGCACACCAGGTACGGCCCGCCGGAGGTCGTTCACATCCGCGAGGTCGACCGGCCGGCGGTCGGGGACCGGGACGTGCTCGTCCGGGTGCACGCGACGACGGTGAACCGGACCGACTGTGCCTACCGCGCGGCCAGGCCCTTCTTCATGCGACTGCTCACCGGCATTACCCGGCCTCGGCGGACGATCATGGGCACCGAGTTCGCCGGCGAGATCGAGGCGGTCGGCCGTGGTGTCACGTCCTTCTCGATCGGCGACCGGGTGTTCGGGTACAACGAAGGCGCGTTCGGCGCGCACGCCGAGTACCTTTCGGTGCCGGAGGGCGGCTCGATCGCGACCGTGCCGCCGGGCATGACCTTCGAACAGGTCGCTCCCGGTACCGAGGGCGCGCACTACGCGCTCGCGTGCATCCGGCACGCGGGGACCCGGGCCGGACAGGACGTCCTCGTCTACGGCGCGACCGGCGGGATCGGCTCGGCCGCGGTGCAGCTGCTGAAGAGTCTCGACGTCACCGTGACCGCGGTGTGCGCCACGGAAAGCCTGGCAATGGTGGAAAACCTGGGCGCGGACCGGGTCGTCGACTACACGGCGGGAGACTTCACCGAGGACGAGCAAACCTACGACGCGGTGTTCGACGCGGTGGGCAAGAGCACGTTCGGCCGCTGCAAGCGACTGCTCAAACCCGGTGGGGTGTACCTGTCCTCGGAGCTGGGGCCCTGGGCGCAGAACCTCGTGCTGGCCTTGGTCACCCCGCTGCTGCGCGGCAGAAAGGTGAAGTTCGCGTTCCCGCGCGACAACCAGGCCGTCGTGCGCCACCTGCGAGAGCTGATCGAGTCCGGGGACTTCACCCCGGTCGTCGACCGCGTGTATGCACTGGACGAAATCGTCGACGCCTACCGGTACGTGGAGAGCGGACAGAAAATCGGCAACGTCGTGGTCACCATCGCGCAGGTTCGTGAGTGATCAACGCCGGGCGGCGGTGCTGCTCGGCCGCGCGCACCCGGTGGTTGCCATATCCTCCCATCGTGGTTGCCAAGTCGAACTCGGTCGTGACGGAGCTGCGTGCGGAGATCATCGCCGGCGCGATCCCGGCCGGGACACGCCTGAAGGAAGAGGCCATCGCCACCCGCTTCGGGGTGTCCCGGGTGCCCATCCGGGAGGCCCTGCTGCAACTGGAGAGCGAAGGCTTCGTCACCACCGAGAAGTACAAGGGCGCGACCGTCTCCGCCCGCTCGCAGCACGACGTCGTCGAGCTGATGCAGATCCGGCGCGGCCTGGAGGTCCTCGCCGCCTCGCTCGCGGCCGAGGCGCACGGGGGTGACCAGGCCGACGCCCTGCGGGCGGTCGTCGCGCGCGGTCGCCAGGCCGGCGAAGACGGCGCCGTGGCCGACCTCCCGCCGCTGATCATGGAGTTCCACGAGGTCGTCGCCCGCGCATCGGGCAACACCGAGCTCGCCCGCGTGCTCGACGGGCTGCTGCGCCGGATTTCGTGGGGCTTCGAGCTCGAGATCGAGGACCGGATCGACACCTCGTGGGCCGACCACGCCGCGATCGCCACCGCGATCCTCGGCGGCTCCCCGGTGCAGGCGGGCTACCTGATGGGCGAGCACATCCTCAAGGACGAACTGATCTACCGGCGTCAAGCGTCCCCAGCACGCTGATTCGTATACAAAAGATCGACACCGTCCTGGGCTGTTCACGTGTTTGGCATGACTGGTAACGTCGAAGCAACACTTCTCGTATACAAAACAGAGGTTCGTTGCTTGGTCGCCTCTCCCGATGGGAGCCCAGCCCATGACCTCGGCCCACACCCCGGAGCGCACCGCCTCCGGCACCCTCGCCCGCCACCTCGACCGCATCGGCTTCACCCGCGCCCAGTTCTGGGTGCTCATGCTCATCCTCGCCGGGATGTTCTTCGACACCCTCGAACAGAACTCCGTCGGCGCGATGGGCGCGAACCTCAAGGCCGCGCTCGCGATCACCGACACCCAGCTGACCGCGATCAACACCGCCACCGTGCTCGGCGGGCTCGTCGGCAGGCTCGCCGGCGGGTGGCTCGCCGACCGGTACGGCCGCCGCGCGGCCCTGTCGCTGAACCTGCTGCTCTACACCCTCGGCGGCCTGCTCAGCGCCGTCGCCGTGAACTACGACATGATGCTGGCCAGCCGCTTCGTCGTCGGCATCGGGCTGGGCGGCGAGTTCACCATCGGCATCGCCATGCTCGCCGAGATGGTCGCCACCCGCCACCGCGGCGCGCTGGTCGCGACGCTCAACATCGGCTCCGGCGGTGTCGGCAACTTCCTCTCCTACGGGCTGTTCTTCCTGCTCCTCGGCCCGCTCGCGCCGGTACTCGGCGGCGACCACCTCGTGTGGCGCTGGACGTTCCTGTTCCTCGCGCTCCCGGCGCTGCTGGTCATCCTCTACCGGCGCCGCCTCCCGGAAACCCCGCGCTTCCTGCTCTCCCAGGGCCGCGTCGAGGACGCCAACCGGTCGCTGGCCATCCTGGCGTCGGGCTCCCTCAAGCCGTCGCCGACGACCGCGATCGGTGGGCCGCTGACGGCGGCGGACATCCCCGCACGGCAGCTCAAGTCCTCCCCGGCGGCCGTGTTCGCCCGCGCCGTCCTGCCCCGCACGCTCTCGATCGGCGCCGCGTCCTGGATGGCCTTCGGCGCGCAGGTCACGC harbors:
- a CDS encoding ArsR/SmtB family transcription factor, with the protein product MLDRETAKTYAEWFRTLADPTRVQILNLLAEAGDPMAVGEIVERVSVGQSTVSAHLKVLADTGFVLVEPRGTARLYRVNEECVSCFPSAADVVMGRGIRSFAEEAR
- a CDS encoding MFS transporter, whose protein sequence is MTSAHTPERTASGTLARHLDRIGFTRAQFWVLMLILAGMFFDTLEQNSVGAMGANLKAALAITDTQLTAINTATVLGGLVGRLAGGWLADRYGRRAALSLNLLLYTLGGLLSAVAVNYDMMLASRFVVGIGLGGEFTIGIAMLAEMVATRHRGALVATLNIGSGGVGNFLSYGLFFLLLGPLAPVLGGDHLVWRWTFLFLALPALLVILYRRRLPETPRFLLSQGRVEDANRSLAILASGSLKPSPTTAIGGPLTAADIPARQLKSSPAAVFARAVLPRTLSIGAASWMAFGAQVTLNFLMPTLLVERGYSISDSLLFTMIMNAGSLLGACAAAWLAGRVGRRGVVGGAGALGCVTAAAFAAFGDSTALILALGALFQFFTMITNTTLAVWSPELYPTSIRATGTSIVNGIGNIAGAVMPFLAVALFAAFGLAGVFGMAAVMYALLVLASRFAPETRARTLEQINEDA
- a CDS encoding GntR family transcriptional regulator, with product MVAKSNSVVTELRAEIIAGAIPAGTRLKEEAIATRFGVSRVPIREALLQLESEGFVTTEKYKGATVSARSQHDVVELMQIRRGLEVLAASLAAEAHGGDQADALRAVVARGRQAGEDGAVADLPPLIMEFHEVVARASGNTELARVLDGLLRRISWGFELEIEDRIDTSWADHAAIATAILGGSPVQAGYLMGEHILKDELIYRRQASPAR
- a CDS encoding NAD(P)-dependent alcohol dehydrogenase, whose product is MKAAVHTRYGPPEVVHIREVDRPAVGDRDVLVRVHATTVNRTDCAYRAARPFFMRLLTGITRPRRTIMGTEFAGEIEAVGRGVTSFSIGDRVFGYNEGAFGAHAEYLSVPEGGSIATVPPGMTFEQVAPGTEGAHYALACIRHAGTRAGQDVLVYGATGGIGSAAVQLLKSLDVTVTAVCATESLAMVENLGADRVVDYTAGDFTEDEQTYDAVFDAVGKSTFGRCKRLLKPGGVYLSSELGPWAQNLVLALVTPLLRGRKVKFAFPRDNQAVVRHLRELIESGDFTPVVDRVYALDEIVDAYRYVESGQKIGNVVVTIAQVRE